DNA sequence from the Geminocystis sp. M7585_C2015_104 genome:
GTGGGGGTAGGGCATAGGGGATAGGGTGTAGGGGGTGGGGTGTAGGGGGTTATAAAGAATCTGTGTTGGCAAGGTTTTCTTCGAGGTTTTTTCTGTTTTCGATTTGGCAGAGGAAGTAGCCTGTCATCATAGCGGAGGCTAAGAGATGGGCGAGTTTTTCTCTGTCAGTGATGATTTGGACATTGAATCCCTCTTGGGGTAATACCCCCAGCAAACCTTGTACATTGTAGCTGATAATCTCTCTAACCTCAGGGGAAGCCGATTGGGCAATTCTCTGTAGAGTCTCAGGGGGTTGTTTTTGGAGATATTCTACTAGGGTGTTGCGCACTTTGGTTTCCGACTGGTACTGGAAAAAATTAGAATCAAACATTATTATCTGCTTCCTCTGTTGGAAATGGCCTTGTGTCTTTATACACCTATTAGACATATGATAGTGTTTTTTTGAGCCGGCTGTGTAGGGAAAGCCGGATAAGAAAATCAGTGCAGTCAGTTACAGGATTGTGTCACAATCGAAAAAGTAGTCCTAGTAAAAACTAACCAGTTTATGAATGCACCAATTAGAGCCGTAACCGCCCCCTATAGGGGAGACGCCTATTATCGCACACCCCCGCCGGATTTGCCATCCTTGTTGCTGAAGGAGAGAATAGTCTACCTAGGATTGCCTTTGGTTTCCCCAGACGAGTACAAGGAACAATTGGGGGTAGATGTGACAGAATTGATTATTGCCCAGTTATTGTATCTGGAATTCGATGACCCAGAAAAGCCTATCTATCTCTACATCAACTCCACTGGCACTTCCTGGTATGGCGGCGAGGCTATTGGCTTTGAGACGGAGGCCTTTGCCATCTGTGATACCATAAACTACATCAGACCTCCCGTTCACACCATCTGTGTTGGACAAGCCATGGGCACAGCTGCCATGATACTGGCTTGTGGTACAAAAGGCTACAGAGCGAGTCTACCCCATGCTACCATCATACTGCATCAAGCCCGTCAGGGGGCCCAAGGACAAGCTACAGACATTCAAATCCGGGCAAGGGAGGTGTTGGCCAACAAGAGGATGATGATAGACATCCTAGCAGAAAAAACTGGTCAACCCCGGGAAAGAATTGAAAGGGACACTGATAGAATGTTCTACATGACCCCTCAACAGGCCCTGGAATATGGCCTCATTGATAAAATACTAGAACCTACAAAAAAACTACCGGTACCATTGGCGGGAAGCAACACCTGAATGTGATATAGGAGAAAAATATGCCTATTGGAATACCCAGAGTTCCCTATCAAATCCCCGGACAACCCTACACCGAATGGATTAATATTTACGATAGACTCTACCGGGAGAGAATTATCTTCTTGGGGAGGGGAATAAATGACTCTCTCGCCAACCAGATTATTGCTGTAATGTTGTATTTGGACTCAGAAGATAATACAAAGCCCATCTATCTGTATATTAACTCGCCTGGGGGTTCGGT
Encoded proteins:
- a CDS encoding DUF760 domain-containing protein, with translation MMFDSNFFQYQSETKVRNTLVEYLQKQPPETLQRIAQSASPEVREIISYNVQGLLGVLPQEGFNVQIITDREKLAHLLASAMMTGYFLCQIENRKNLEENLANTDSL
- a CDS encoding ATP-dependent Clp protease proteolytic subunit, producing MNAPIRAVTAPYRGDAYYRTPPPDLPSLLLKERIVYLGLPLVSPDEYKEQLGVDVTELIIAQLLYLEFDDPEKPIYLYINSTGTSWYGGEAIGFETEAFAICDTINYIRPPVHTICVGQAMGTAAMILACGTKGYRASLPHATIILHQARQGAQGQATDIQIRAREVLANKRMMIDILAEKTGQPRERIERDTDRMFYMTPQQALEYGLIDKILEPTKKLPVPLAGSNT